From Nitrospirota bacterium, a single genomic window includes:
- a CDS encoding nucleotidyltransferase family protein, producing the protein MGVKKTIDIQKLIEICRRHKINYLAIFGSYARGDYSEKSDLDLLIRFSEEVDDEISLLDFVGIEQELSEEFQIKVDLLTEDSISPYIKKYIMDDLKVIYNEG; encoded by the coding sequence ATGGGAGTAAAAAAGACCATAGACATACAGAAACTTATTGAGATATGCAGGAGACATAAAATTAATTACCTTGCCATATTTGGTTCTTATGCAAGGGGAGACTATTCTGAAAAAAGCGACCTCGATTTATTAATACGGTTTTCTGAAGAGGTTGATGATGAAATAAGTTTATTAGATTTCGTTGGAATAGAACAGGAGTTGTCTGAAGAGTTCCAGATCAAAGTGGATCTATTAACAGAGGATTCAATCAGTCCTTATATAAAGAAATACATAATGGACGACTTAAAGGTTATCTACAATGAGGGATGA
- a CDS encoding sulfide/dihydroorotate dehydrogenase-like FAD/NAD-binding protein, whose amino-acid sequence MSFKILGKKELAPNTVMMQIEAPLAIKKMQPGQFVIVRVSPNGERIPLSISGWDKEKGTVRIIVQAVGRTSTELINLNVGDSLTDLAGPLGQHSHVDNYGTCVLIGGGYGTGAIIPIARELIAKGNKVIGIIGARTKELVLMEDELRTICSRVEVSTNDGSSGTKGLVTDVLSEILKHEPVHMVTAIGPVPMMKAVSELTRPLNIKTYVSLNAIMVDGTGMCGACRVEVGGTTKFACVDGPDFDGHQVNFDELVYRQKMYVPLEKKAMELCACK is encoded by the coding sequence ATGTCATTTAAAATTTTGGGAAAAAAGGAACTTGCACCTAATACAGTAATGATGCAGATTGAAGCCCCCCTGGCCATAAAGAAGATGCAGCCGGGTCAGTTTGTTATTGTCAGGGTTAGCCCGAACGGGGAAAGGATACCGTTAAGTATCTCCGGCTGGGATAAGGAAAAAGGGACAGTAAGGATTATTGTTCAGGCAGTAGGGAGAACTTCGACTGAACTTATAAATCTGAATGTCGGTGATTCTCTGACAGACCTTGCAGGTCCGCTGGGACAACACTCACACGTAGACAATTATGGAACCTGTGTTTTAATAGGCGGAGGTTATGGAACAGGGGCGATAATTCCTATAGCAAGAGAGCTGATTGCAAAAGGGAATAAGGTAATTGGTATTATTGGGGCAAGGACAAAAGAACTTGTGCTTATGGAAGATGAATTGCGTACAATCTGCAGCAGGGTTGAGGTTTCAACAAACGACGGCAGTTCAGGTACTAAAGGGCTGGTTACAGATGTGCTTTCAGAGATATTAAAACATGAGCCTGTTCACATGGTTACTGCCATAGGCCCTGTGCCGATGATGAAGGCTGTTTCAGAACTGACAAGACCGCTTAATATTAAAACTTATGTCAGTTTGAATGCGATTATGGTTGATGGAACCGGAATGTGTGGTGCATGCCGTGTTGAGGTTGGGGGTACTACAAAATTTGCCTGTGTAGACGGTCCGGATTTCGACGGCCATCAGGTTAATTTTGATGAACTGGTCTATCGCCAGAAGATGTATGTGCCTTTAGAGAAAAAGGCAATGGAATTGTGTGCGTGTAAGTGA
- the gltA gene encoding NADPH-dependent glutamate synthase, with amino-acid sequence MQIHIHDMPEQEPHARVGNFAEVPLGYVQVTAFEESKRCLENCKAPCVKGCPVGIDIPSFIKRIEAGDYIGAARTLKKYNLLPAICGRVCPQQEQCELVCVVGKKGPSVAIGRLERFAADYERMSGAIEVPEVAAPTGKRVAIVGSGPAGLTGASELARLGHKVTIFEALHRPGGVLVYGIPRFRLPIDVIDTEIDILKKMGVEIICNAIIGKTLTIDDLFAEGYDAVLVGTGAGLPYFMNIPGENLCGVYSANEFLTRVNLMRADQFPDSSLTPVFLGKKVAVIGAGDTAMDAARTSARLKPEKVTVYYRRSREEAPCLPREMEHAEQEGVDFKFLTNPVRFIGDENYFVKGMECIKMELGEPDASGRRSPKPVAGSEYIEEVDTVVMALGFGVNPIIKETTPGLETNKKGIIVVDPATGKTSREGVYAAGDIITGGATVIKAMGQAKKASKAMHEYLMSKSETVACKL; translated from the coding sequence ATGCAGATACATATCCATGATATGCCTGAGCAGGAGCCTCATGCGAGGGTTGGAAATTTTGCAGAGGTTCCACTTGGTTATGTTCAGGTTACAGCATTTGAAGAATCAAAGAGATGTCTTGAAAACTGCAAGGCGCCCTGCGTAAAGGGATGTCCTGTCGGCATAGATATTCCTTCATTTATAAAAAGGATAGAGGCCGGTGATTACATAGGGGCTGCGAGGACACTTAAAAAATATAACCTGTTACCTGCAATATGCGGAAGGGTCTGTCCACAGCAGGAACAGTGTGAGCTGGTGTGTGTTGTGGGAAAAAAGGGGCCGTCAGTTGCAATAGGGAGACTGGAACGTTTTGCAGCAGACTATGAGAGGATGAGCGGGGCTATTGAAGTCCCTGAAGTAGCGGCCCCGACGGGGAAGAGGGTTGCAATTGTAGGCTCAGGTCCAGCAGGTCTTACCGGTGCCTCCGAGCTTGCAAGGTTAGGCCATAAGGTAACTATCTTTGAGGCATTGCACAGGCCGGGGGGTGTTCTTGTATACGGTATCCCAAGATTCAGGCTTCCTATTGATGTTATTGATACTGAGATAGATATACTGAAAAAGATGGGTGTTGAGATCATCTGTAATGCAATCATAGGAAAGACCCTTACCATTGACGACCTGTTTGCAGAGGGATACGATGCAGTGCTCGTTGGAACCGGTGCAGGACTTCCGTATTTTATGAACATACCCGGCGAGAACCTTTGCGGTGTATATTCTGCCAACGAGTTCCTTACAAGGGTGAATCTGATGCGTGCCGACCAATTTCCTGACAGCAGCCTCACCCCGGTATTTCTCGGTAAAAAGGTCGCAGTCATCGGCGCTGGAGATACGGCAATGGATGCAGCAAGGACCTCTGCGAGGTTGAAACCTGAAAAGGTAACGGTTTATTACAGGAGGAGCAGGGAAGAGGCCCCTTGTCTGCCGCGTGAAATGGAACATGCGGAACAGGAAGGTGTTGATTTTAAATTCCTGACAAACCCTGTACGGTTTATTGGTGATGAGAACTATTTTGTCAAAGGGATGGAATGTATTAAGATGGAACTCGGTGAACCGGATGCCTCCGGCAGGAGAAGCCCAAAACCGGTTGCTGGTTCAGAATATATTGAAGAGGTTGATACAGTTGTAATGGCGCTTGGATTTGGAGTAAATCCCATAATCAAAGAGACAACACCGGGCCTTGAGACGAATAAAAAAGGGATAATCGTTGTTGACCCTGCAACCGGAAAGACCTCACGTGAAGGGGTTTATGCAGCAGGTGACATCATCACCGGAGGCGCTACTGTTATCAAGGCCATGGGCCAGGCCAAAAAGGCATCAAAGGCAATGCACGAATATCTGATGAGCAAATCAGAAACGGTTGCATGTAAGCTATAG
- a CDS encoding cation transporter gives MNSYANVRKVLVYTLFLNVAVAVAKLSYGKYTQSLSMTADGYHSLFDGTSNIVGLVGIWLAYHPPDKSHPYGHKKYETLASLVISIFLFLACYGVLRDAYLRFRLHSVPDVKLFSFVVMIVTIGVNLYVMMYENRKGKELRSDILIADSLHTKSDIFASVSVLVSLAAVYAGVPMIDPIAAFVIALLIGRTGYEILSEATKVLSDYSRISPSAIRKVALGVNGVNECHDIRTRGSATDVYVDLRLHVPSDLKIEDAHDLAHKVEDRIKEEFTTVTEVVVHVEPEEKRGAA, from the coding sequence ATGAATTCTTATGCCAATGTGAGAAAGGTACTGGTATATACTCTCTTTCTTAATGTGGCTGTGGCTGTGGCTAAGTTGTCGTATGGGAAATATACTCAGTCACTCAGTATGACGGCGGATGGGTATCATTCGTTATTTGATGGTACATCAAATATTGTCGGGCTTGTCGGGATATGGCTTGCGTACCATCCGCCTGATAAGAGTCATCCCTACGGTCATAAAAAATATGAAACCCTTGCCTCACTTGTAATATCTATATTTTTGTTTCTGGCATGTTACGGTGTGTTGAGGGATGCCTATCTACGATTCAGACTTCATAGTGTACCTGATGTAAAATTATTCAGTTTCGTTGTAATGATTGTTACTATCGGGGTCAATTTATATGTTATGATGTATGAAAATAGAAAAGGTAAAGAGTTAAGAAGCGATATTCTGATTGCAGATTCACTACACACTAAGAGTGATATTTTCGCATCAGTCTCCGTATTAGTCAGCCTTGCCGCTGTATATGCCGGTGTCCCCATGATAGACCCGATAGCAGCGTTTGTTATAGCCCTGCTGATCGGCAGGACCGGTTACGAAATCCTGTCTGAGGCGACTAAGGTGCTGAGTGATTACTCAAGGATCAGCCCTTCGGCAATAAGGAAAGTTGCATTAGGAGTTAATGGTGTAAACGAATGTCATGATATAAGGACGCGCGGGTCTGCTACTGATGTGTATGTTGATTTAAGACTTCACGTACCTTCGGATCTAAAAATAGAAGATGCCCACGACCTGGCTCACAAGGTGGAGGACAGAATCAAAGAAGAGTTTACAACCGTCACTGAGGTAGTTGTGCATGTGGAACCGGAGGAAAAGAGGGGGGCTGCATAG
- a CDS encoding DUF86 domain-containing protein has translation MHHYFGVNIKKVWRTVEKDLPKLKEKIELILKEET, from the coding sequence ATACACCATTACTTTGGTGTTAATATAAAGAAAGTCTGGCGAACAGTTGAAAAGGATTTACCAAAGCTTAAGGAAAAAATAGAGTTGATACTGAAGGAGGAAACATAG
- a CDS encoding NAD(+)/NADH kinase, which translates to MAKRIGIISKPRKKDAGDILSNLVEWLQKRAVEPLMDKETTGLIDLKTYYERPDIAALSEFIIVLGGDGTLLSVARHIGGKGTPILGVNLGSLGFLTEVSLDEMYPLLEEILAGKMIVDERVMLDASIQRGGKEAAKYLVLNDVVINKGALARMILMETRVGGKYLNMYRADGLIISTPTGSTAYSLSAGGPIVYPTVGSLIISPICPHTLTNRPIVVPDNFDIEITLHSENEDVLVTLDGQEGFPLKYMDTITVKKSAIKTKLILSPKKDYYQILRQKLRWGDKLL; encoded by the coding sequence ATGGCAAAAAGAATCGGGATAATTTCAAAACCAAGAAAGAAGGATGCGGGGGATATACTTTCTAATCTTGTAGAGTGGCTTCAGAAAAGGGCAGTAGAACCCCTTATGGATAAGGAGACCACCGGCCTTATAGATTTAAAGACCTATTATGAACGGCCTGATATTGCCGCACTTTCGGAATTTATCATTGTCTTGGGCGGTGACGGGACGCTCCTAAGTGTTGCAAGACATATAGGCGGGAAAGGTACCCCGATTCTCGGTGTTAATCTTGGCAGTCTCGGTTTCCTGACAGAGGTTTCTCTTGATGAGATGTATCCCCTGCTTGAGGAAATACTTGCAGGTAAAATGATAGTTGACGAGCGTGTGATGCTGGATGCATCTATTCAAAGGGGTGGGAAAGAGGCTGCAAAATATTTAGTCCTGAATGATGTAGTGATCAATAAAGGTGCACTTGCAAGGATGATACTGATGGAGACCCGTGTGGGAGGAAAATATCTCAACATGTATCGTGCAGATGGATTGATTATATCAACCCCCACAGGTTCAACAGCTTATTCACTCTCAGCAGGAGGCCCGATTGTATATCCTACTGTAGGTTCTTTAATTATAAGCCCGATATGTCCTCACACCCTAACCAACCGTCCTATAGTAGTTCCGGATAATTTTGATATTGAGATTACACTGCATTCAGAAAATGAAGATGTACTTGTTACACTTGATGGACAGGAGGGTTTTCCCCTGAAATATATGGACACTATTACAGTAAAAAAGTCTGCAATAAAGACAAAACTTATTCTATCTCCCAAGAAGGATTACTATCAGATTTTAAGGCAAAAGCTACGGTGGGGAGATAAGCTTTTGTAG